Within the Prochlorococcus sp. MIT 1300 genome, the region TCACAAGTGCCGTAGTTCATTTGATAAATAAAGACTTCTATTCACTTGCAAAAGACTTTCAAAGCTTGGGATTCCTAACTCCAGAACAAGAACTTGAACCAATTGCCCCCGTCCTCGAAGAGGTCTTAGGAGGATCATTAGGCGAATCTGTAGAATCATTCAACTTTAAGTCAATTACTGACAAGTTTTCTGAATTAATGTTTGATTACCCATTTAGAGTTCCTGCCAGATTTGCCTTAATCATTAGAGCAGTTGTTAGCCAAGAAGGCTTGGCTTTAAGACTCGACCCAAAGTTCAAAATAATAAGAGTTGCATATCCATATGTTGCAAAAAGGCTACTAACTGGAGAGACAAAAGAAATGATTGGGGTTCTACTGGAGGTAATATTTGATAAAGACAGTAATTTACAAATAGAAAGACTAGAAAGCCTAATAAGAGTTCTATCAGATACTGAAACTTCTACAGTGTCTAGCCTTATTCCTATCGTAAAAGCTGGAACAAAGCTTTTACTAAGCGACCAAGGGGATGAATTGAGGAAAAAACTTCTTATGACATTAATAAAAGACGAAAGACTAAACACTTCAGATTTAAAGTCTCTTGTTAAACTTCTTGGCAGAACATTCAATGCAAGAAATATAGCAGGAGGATTAGCACAACGTTTTAATCCACTCGCTGCTTAGCCCTAAACAATAACCTTAGGAATGGCAATGCTCAGCTCCCTCACAATCAAGAGAACCAATCCATGATCAAATTATTTATTGCTAGTCTTAGAGATATAGGAGAATATCCTCTCGACCAGATTCAAAGTGACAAAGCTATAGAGCTTAACTACATGGCTAGTCCAAGCAACTATCCATGGCTGATGATAGGCCTAGGTGCCATACTCACTATCATATGCGGCATATTTTTTGCAAGGAATATGCAATCAAGATTAATTGCTTGGGAAAACGATGGCACTCCTCCATTACCATTAAGCTCATTATCAACGAACATAAGCTGGACAGGTGCATTTATTGGTATCACATTCTTTTTTGGAGGAATTTTAGAAATTCTAAACTTTTCTCCTGAAAAATCACTTATCTCCTCATTCCTGATAAGCTTTTCAAGCGGTATTATAATGTGGGCGTTAATAACAGATCTAATGAAACAAGTCCAATCAGGAACCATAAGGGAAATTGATAAATATCTCTAGGGATTCAATCGATGGCTTCCAATCCATTGACAGGAGTCATAATCTAATTCAATCATCTTTAAATTCTGCTCTTTGGATTCTGCTTTAGATCTAAGGAGATGATAAGTAAAGTTCACTAGGACCATGGGAGAGCAAAGGCTGCAGAAGTTAATATCAGCATCAAGGCTTTGCTCAAGGCGAAGTGCGGAGATTTTTATACTAGAGTCTAGAATCAAAGTAAATGGTCAGATTGCCCAGATAGGCGACAAAGCAGATCCAGATATTGATGAGATAACAATGGATGGTGTACGAGTAACTATTAACATGAAACCAAGAGTTGTTCTATTAAACAAACCATCGGGAATAATTACCTCCTGTCACGACCCACAAGGTAGAAGAACTGTCTTAAACCTATTACCAAAAAAAGTTTCGCAAGGTTTACATCCAGTGGGGAGACTTGATTTCAATAGTCGGGGAGCTTTATTACTTACAAATATAGGTGATTTAACATTACAACTTACTCATCCAAGTTATTCACACCCAAAAACATATATGGTCTGGGTTCAAGGACTACCTTCTGAAGATTCCTTAAAAAGGTGGCGAGAAGGGATAGACCTAGATGGCAAAAAGACTTTAAAGGCAAAAGTAATTCTACTTAAGACCTACAGAAATCAAAGCCTTTTAAAAGTTATCATGAAAGAAGGAAGAAACAGGCAAATTCGCAGAATAGCAGAACTATTGCATCACCCAGTGGTAGATCTTCAGCGAATAGCTATTTCGAATATTTCAATAGAAGATATTTCGGAAGGCGACTGGAGAGAATTAAAGAAGAAAGAATGGTCCAAGTTGATTCAGAATAATAAAAGTACTAAGGCGGAATAAATCCATGAAACTAAACTTAAGTTGGTTAAAATCAAGCTTTTCAAGCTATCAAGAGTCAAATAATGGGAGCAAGTCCGATAGTAAGTTATTAGAAGCTGGTAAAAAGTTGCGTACTCGTAGAGAAGAACTGGGCATAAGTCTTTCAGGCCTAGCTAAACGAACTCGAATTACTACAGCTGTGTTGGAAGCAATTGAAATGGGTTGGCAAAGAAAACTTCCAGAGCCAGCTTATCTTTCTTCAATGCTTTATTTACTTGAAAATGAGCTCGGGCTTGCCCGTGGAGAATTAAGAGGTGCTCTAAAGGGAGGAGTTAAAAAACAATCAAATAATAATGCTAAAAATATAAATAAATTCTCACTGGAGAATATAGAAGTCCTAACAACATGGCAAGGCAGTATAGTCTACATATTCATAATGTTATCAAGTTTATTTGCGATCAACCATCAACAAAGACTTCTTTCATCACTTAATAGCAAAACTCTAGAACCAATAAAGGTTAAACTTAATTTTGACGCCTCTAGTAGGCTAATTGATAATTTAGATGGGTATAGGCCAATAGAGGGAAGCAAGGCAAGAAAACCAGATGATTGGTTTGAAGTAGCACTTGACCAACTTAGAATACAAAGAAAAAAAGGTTGGTTAGAAATTAAACTCAATCAGAAAGCCAATATAAGGCTTCTAAGTGCTGGAGGAGATCAAGCCAAGCTAGAAAAACTGAAAGGTGAAATAAGGTTGGAGTTAAGACCACCGATAATGCTCCTAATTGAACCGCCTCCTGGTAAAAGCGACAGTATTATTTGGGAAGGAGAAAACTATCTTCACGAACCAGGTACTCCAGGCCTTTATAGGTTTTCTGAGGGCCTAACTAAACCAAAGGAAGATTCAAAAGACCTTTTCCAAAAAACACCTCTTTCTCCATAACCTTTAAGAGCTCCACAGATTTCTGAATCAAAAGACCTTAACCTCCATTTCCAATTATTACCGACTGTTCCTGGAGTGTTAAAACGAGAATCATCGTCTAAATGAAGCAAATCCTGCAAAGGCGCAACTGTTAAACAGGCCTCACTAGATAATGCAAGTTCAAGCAATTGCCAGCCTGGGGCATCGACAGAGCCTCCAAATCTTGAGCGAACTCTATCTTTGGTTTGTTCATCTGATTCATTCCACCAAGATATTGTTGTTTGATTATCATGTGTTCCTGTATAAATTACCCAGCGATTACCTTTAATATTTTCAGGTAAATAGGGATTCTCCAAATCACCATTAAATGCAAATTGAAGGATTTTCATTCCAGGCAATTGAAATTTATCCCTTAAGGCCTCAACCTCGGGAGTGATAACTCCTAGATCTTCTGCCACCAGAGGTAGTGGGCCCATACAATCTTTTTGTAATAATTCAAGTAGAGACTTGCCTGGTGATTTCTTCCATGATCCATTTTCTGCTGTAAGACTTGATCCAGATACTTCCCAATACTCAACAAGGGCTCTAAAATGATCTATGCGCAATAAATCTACTTGTTTTAATTGTCGAGCAAATCGACGTCTCCACCATCGAAAACGATTTAGATGGTGAATGTGCCACCTGTAAATAGGTGTACCCCACAATTGACCCGTACTTGAAAAATAATCAGGCGGCACACCACTCTGAACCTTTAGTTCCCCATCTTTAAGTATCGAAAATAGACCACGGTTACTCCAAACGTCCGCACTATCTCTTGCAACATAAAAAGGTAAGTCACCAAACAAAACCACTCCCAATTCCCGAGCGAGCTTTTTAATTGATATCAGTTGACGGTCAAGATGCCATTGCAAAAGAGAATGTTCCAATAAATTATGCTCATTTTGCATTCTCCATCGGGTTAAGTATTTCCTATGACGTTGCGCGAACTGAACTGGCCATTCCCACCAAGGAAGTCCGTCATATTGACGACGGAGTTCCATAAAACAACTATGGTCCTCTAGCCAGAATTGATCTCGACTCCAATCATTAAATTCTAGATGTCTTTCCTTACTCTGATCTGGCCAAAATCTCCTCAATAAATGTCCCAATTTCTCTGCTCGGGATTCTGCATATCGGAAATCAACAGAGCTACTTTCTACTGATCCAACAAAAAAATCATCTAACGCGTTTTCTGGGAGGAAGCCTTGATCAACCAAATCGCGAGCATCCAACAACATAGGATTTAGAGCAAAACTTGATGGAGAGCTATATGGAGAGCCAGTTTTATCTGGGGGAGATAAAGGCAAAACCTGCCAAACTCCAATCTGGTTGTTTGCAAGTAGCTTCAACCATTCCCTTGAAGGGCTGCCCAAACTTCCGCAACCTGGACTAGAAGGCAATGCTGTGGGATGAAGCAAAACGCCTAAAGTACGAACAGGTTTTTGATCCAATGTAGACATCAAGACAAATAATAAAAAGACAAATCCCACTCGTTCATATGGGGTTTACAGAAACATTTGGACAAGTTCCACTTAAATAATAACGGTGATCACTAAAATTAATGGAAATGAACTAATATACAAATAAATTATGGCTTAATGCTGATAATACAAACCAAATTGAACCACTTTCCCCATTCAGATCAAAATATTTCATAATGCTCTTCCTTAAAACAACCGCTCATCTCTACGCAAAGCATTAACATCCTTATGAAAAATCTGTTGTATTAGATAGCGTTCAAAACCCCAGCCTGCTCCCTACCACTCTCTATATGTCACTTAGAACACCAAGAGCTAAATCTTCAGGCTTGCTAGGCCGTTATCCGGGTCGAACATTACAGCGTATTGGAGTAGCACTAACTGGCGTATGGCTTACAAATTTGGCAATGGGTATTGCCTGGCCAGAGCCTGATCAAGTTGCCTCAAGAAATTCTTCCGATGAGTATCAAACTAAATTCAATCCCTTACCAAAGAAACCTGTGGTTGTTATATTTATTAGAATTAAAGGAAACCCTCAGGAAACAAGAGATTGGAGTCCTTTAGAAGAATCAGAGATATCTAATTATCTTCTTGCAAAGATAGAAAAAGGAAAACCACTTGATGTTATTGCTGTCCCGCTAGAGCTCCCAGTTAGCCTGCCCGCTCTAGAAGGACTAAGTTCATTTGCAAATGCTTATAGGCATGGAGGGTTGGCAGTAACCTATGAAATGTTAAAAAAAAGGATAAAACTACCAAAGGATTCCGCAGTTAGATATGCATTAATAACAGATAGTTCTTTAATTAAGTTAGATAGTCAACTAGATAGTCTTCAAATTAAATCAAATCCACCCTCGCAAGTTAGCAAAGAAAAATACATAGGTCTTCTCCCAAAACAGTCACAGAATTCAAACAGAGAATTGGAAGACTTTACGCAAAGTACAGAGAGGAGTAGAACCACAAGTTTAAGAGATATAGAGCTAGAATTGAGACTTAATGAATTTACCAAGAATTTAAATGAGCTAAAGCTTCAAAAACGCTTATCAACATTTCTAAGTGAAATTCATTCAAGTATCTCAACAAATATTTCCAGGAAAGAGTTGTCTAGTCTCACATCGGCAATATTGGCGATTGATAAACCGAGTAAGTTCAGCAAGCTCTCACCCTAAAGTTTAACAATCAAACTCCAGATCTAAAGATATCAGCTAATATTTATAGTTTAACAAACTCGCAAAAAAGTTTGCCAAACTCAAAGAATAGCTCCAACTCTATTCCGTAAGCATGCCACAACCTCTAAAAGATTCTTATCAGTTATCCGATTCAAATCTAACGAAACCTCAACATCATTCAATGCAGATCCTGGTATATATCCAGACCAAGGGAGTCCATCCAAACGCCTGATTTCCTCCTCCCACGGTTCACCTAGCTGCACAAGCCCAAGAAGGGGGACCCCTAAAGAAGCACTTAGAGATGCATAAGCGGCAGCTGAGCCAGATATATGCCCTGAAGACAAAGGTTCGACCATTAAAACTGTTGGGATCCGCCAGGAACCCAAGGTTTCTAGCCAACTGCCACCTCCAACCATTGACATGGCCACATCACCGCTAAGACACACAAGCACCTTTTCTTCACCCAGATTCCTTAGAACCTTTAGAGGTTCTTCATAGGAAAAATGCTGGATCAAAGTAATGCCCAATGCATCTGCCAAAGCACGAGAACCTAGTCTCAATGAATGATCTGAAAGGTCACTCGTTCCGATCAGGAATGTAGAGGAGTTAATCATTTAACTGATTTTTCAAAATAAAATTTGGTCAAGTGCCTACACAGGATTAGCATCGGAACACAGCGATTTTGCTAGCGGGCAACGTGACTAGCTTCTTAACTGCAGCCCGTGGAGAACAAGAGAGCATTAAGCATGACACGAGTCGTCTAAGGCTTTTCAGTGGGACGTCTAATCCTGCCCTGGCAAGGGAAATAGCGGCATACCTAGGTGTAACTGATGGGCCACTTGTCTGTAAGCAGTTTGCAGATGGAGAGCTCTACGTTCAAATTCAACAATCAATTCGTGGGTGTGATGTTTTCCTTGTCCAACCAACTTGTGCTCCAGTGAATGACAACCTAATGGAATTGATGATCATGGTTGACGCTTGCAAAAGAGCGTCAGCCAGACAGGTCACTGCTGTTATCCCTTATTACGGCTACGCAAGGGCAGATCGAAAAACTGCAGGCAGAGAATCCATTACTGCAAAGTTGACAGCCAACCTTCTCGTTAAGTCAGGAGTTGATAGGGTTTTAGCAATGGACTTGCACTCTGCACAAATTCAAGGTTACTTTGATATCCCCTGTGACCACATTTATGGTTCACCAGTCCTCGTTGACTACCTATCAACAAAAGAACTAGGCGAAATAGTAGTAGTTTCACCTGACGTCGGAGGGGTTGCTAGAGCAAGAGCTTTTGCAAAACAAATGCGTGGAGCACCTCTTGCAATAATTGATAAGCGTCGTTCAGCTCATAACATTGCTGAAAGTCTTACTGTAATTGGGGATGTAAAGGATAAGACAGCAATTCTTATTGACGACATGATCGATACAGGAGGAACAATTTGTGCAGGTGCAGAATTACTTAGAGAACAAGGAGCCCAACGTGTAATTGCTTGTGCCTCCCATGCTGTTTTCTCACCGCCAGCATGCAAAAGACTTTCGGAAAAAGGACTTTTTGAGCAGGTTGTAGTTACTAATAGTGTTCCAATTGAAAAAGAAAGGCAGTTTTCACAATTAAAGGTCCTTTCGGTTGCGAATATGTTAGGCGAGGCTATTTGGCGAATACATGAAGAAAGTTCAATTAGCTCAATGTTTAGGTAGCTACTTATTAATAGAACTTCAAATTATTTTTCCATGTTCCCTATTGGTTTTAGTTGATGAAATCAAATCTTGAAGTATAAGTATCTATAATTAAAAGGTGTATCAAGCTCTAATTAGTTCCAAAACTTCATTTGTATTAGCCGACAAATTATTTTGCGAGAGTCTTTCAATAGCACTCAACATACCCTTTTGCTGAGAAGAAGTATAATTTCTCCAACGACTAAATATTTTTGTAATTCGAGATGCTGTAATAGGGTTTATAGCGTCTATTTTTGCAATTTCTTCTGCCATAAATATATACCCACTTCCATCTAAAGCATGAAACAAAACTGGATTAGCAGCCAACCCACCAAGTACAGCTCGTACCGAATTTGGTGCAGTAGGGTCAAACCTAGGGTGTAAAAGTAATTGATTTACTCTCTGCAAACCCTCTTTCCAAGGAGTTGAAGCTTCAAAGGAAAACCATGTGTCCAAAATTACTGGCATTTTGTTCCATCTATCGTAAAAAGCTTGAAAAGCTAATTCCCTTTCATAGCTCTCTACCTGTTGTAGTGCACTAAGTGCAGCTTTTGATAAAGTCATCGAAGGTCCATTTACAGCTGTTAAGGCATCACTAAGAACATCTGGGTCTCCAATGCTTGCCAACCAATTCCAAGCCAAAGCAGTAATTTTTCTCTGTCCATTTCCATTAGGCCATGGATCAAAAAGATTAGGATAGCTCTTTTCTATTAGATTCTTTAGTTCTGCATGAAGATGCTTAGCTAATAACATTTTGAATGAATTTCTTGCATAAAATATTTTTAAAGGATCCACTTGATCCTGATCTCCCTCTAGCTCGGCCAAACCAGGCAATGCTAACAGAGTTGACAAGAGTAAAAAGTCCTTTTCATTAAAGGAGCAGATCAACGAATTAAAGGCTTCAAAAAGCTCCCATTCAAGGGATTGATTTATCTCAGAATTAGCTCTAGATAGGATAGCCATAGACTTTAACTTTTGGCCTGCATTCCACCTTGAGAAAGGGTCATCATCAAACTTTAAAAGATGAAAATAATCTGATGTTGTCATATTTGTTTCCCACTTTACCGGCGCCGAAAATCCTCTGAAAAGAGATACCCTAGGAATCGAAGAATCAGAAGGTATATTGTCAACAAATAACTCGTCTTCACAACTTTCTAGAATAAAAGTCCTTTCTTCACCAATTCTTCCATCATTACCTATTAATGCATAAACAACTGGGATTAATAGGGGTTCTCTAACATTTGAGGAAGGCGGAAAATCCAAATCTTGATGAAAAGTTATTTTTAATCTATGAGAGGTTGAATCCAATTCACTTTCTACTCTTACTTTTGGTGTTCCTGGTTGATAATACCAATGATTAAACTTTTCAAAATCTATTTCTTGATTAGAAGCTGAATCTTTCATAGACCTTACGAAATCCTCAGTTGTAACTGCCATTCCATCAAATCTCTCAAAATAAATCTTCATTCCTTTCATAAAGCCATCATGGCCGAGCAAGATATACATCATCCGAATCAACTCAGCACCTTTTTCATAAATCGTTGTTGTATAAAAATTATCTATTGATTGGTAACTATTAGGCTTTACAGGGTGAGAGGTTGGGCCGGAATCTTCTCTAAACTGAATGTTTCTGAGCAAAGATACATCTTGCAGTCTCTTAACAGCCTCTGAATGGAGATCAGATGTAAAGAATTGATCTCTAAAAACAGTTAATCCTTCTTTTAAAGAAAGCTGAAACCAATCTCTACAAGTAACTCGATTACCAGTCCAATTATGAAAATATTCATGGGCAATAACAGCCTCTATCTTTTCGAGTTCTTCGTCGGTAGCAATTTCTCCATCTGCTAAGATTAACTTTGAATTGAAAATATTTAGGCTCTTATTCTCCATCGCACCCATATTAAAATGCCTAACAGCAACAATATTATATTCGTCTAAGTCATATTCTAATCCAAAAACTTTTTCGTCCCAACTCATTGCCCTCTTTAAAGAGTCAAGTGCATGCCTAGTAAATAAAGCATCTCCATATTCAACATATATATTAAGAGCTACCCTCCTACCTGAAGCTGTAAAATAAGCATCTTCTACTTTTTCCAAATCTCCTGCTACTACAGCAAATAGATAGGATGGTTTTGGGAAGGGGTCAACCCAAATAGCCTGATGACGTTGCCCACCTTCCAATATCTTCATAGGAGCTACCTGATTCCCATTAGATAACAAAACAGGGAATCTATTTCGATCAGCCTCTATACAAACTTTATATTTACTAAGAACATCAGGACGGTCTGGATGAAAGATAATTCGTCTAAATCCCTCAGCCTCACATTGTGTGGTAATAATATTCCCACTTAGATACATGCCCTCCAATGTAGTATTAGAAAAAGGATCAATCTTCGAGACAATCTTTAGTTGGAAAGGAGCAATACTACGATGTTTAATGATTAGTTGCTCAACACCCATCTCATATCTATCACTAGGCAATTCTTCGTTATTTATACTTATACTTTCAAGTT harbors:
- a CDS encoding helix-turn-helix domain-containing protein: MKLNLSWLKSSFSSYQESNNGSKSDSKLLEAGKKLRTRREELGISLSGLAKRTRITTAVLEAIEMGWQRKLPEPAYLSSMLYLLENELGLARGELRGALKGGVKKQSNNNAKNINKFSLENIEVLTTWQGSIVYIFIMLSSLFAINHQQRLLSSLNSKTLEPIKVKLNFDASSRLIDNLDGYRPIEGSKARKPDDWFEVALDQLRIQRKKGWLEIKLNQKANIRLLSAGGDQAKLEKLKGEIRLELRPPIMLLIEPPPGKSDSIIWEGENYLHEPGTPGLYRFSEGLTKPKEDSKDLFQKTPLSP
- a CDS encoding pseudouridine synthase; the encoded protein is MGEQRLQKLISASRLCSRRSAEIFILESRIKVNGQIAQIGDKADPDIDEITMDGVRVTINMKPRVVLLNKPSGIITSCHDPQGRRTVLNLLPKKVSQGLHPVGRLDFNSRGALLLTNIGDLTLQLTHPSYSHPKTYMVWVQGLPSEDSLKRWREGIDLDGKKTLKAKVILLKTYRNQSLLKVIMKEGRNRQIRRIAELLHHPVVDLQRIAISNISIEDISEGDWRELKKKEWSKLIQNNKSTKAE
- a CDS encoding ribose-phosphate pyrophosphokinase, producing the protein MTSFLTAARGEQESIKHDTSRLRLFSGTSNPALAREIAAYLGVTDGPLVCKQFADGELYVQIQQSIRGCDVFLVQPTCAPVNDNLMELMIMVDACKRASARQVTAVIPYYGYARADRKTAGRESITAKLTANLLVKSGVDRVLAMDLHSAQIQGYFDIPCDHIYGSPVLVDYLSTKELGEIVVVSPDVGGVARARAFAKQMRGAPLAIIDKRRSAHNIAESLTVIGDVKDKTAILIDDMIDTGGTICAGAELLREQGAQRVIACASHAVFSPPACKRLSEKGLFEQVVVTNSVPIEKERQFSQLKVLSVANMLGEAIWRIHEESSISSMFR
- the malQ gene encoding 4-alpha-glucanotransferase; amino-acid sequence: MSTLDQKPVRTLGVLLHPTALPSSPGCGSLGSPSREWLKLLANNQIGVWQVLPLSPPDKTGSPYSSPSSFALNPMLLDARDLVDQGFLPENALDDFFVGSVESSSVDFRYAESRAEKLGHLLRRFWPDQSKERHLEFNDWSRDQFWLEDHSCFMELRRQYDGLPWWEWPVQFAQRHRKYLTRWRMQNEHNLLEHSLLQWHLDRQLISIKKLARELGVVLFGDLPFYVARDSADVWSNRGLFSILKDGELKVQSGVPPDYFSSTGQLWGTPIYRWHIHHLNRFRWWRRRFARQLKQVDLLRIDHFRALVEYWEVSGSSLTAENGSWKKSPGKSLLELLQKDCMGPLPLVAEDLGVITPEVEALRDKFQLPGMKILQFAFNGDLENPYLPENIKGNRWVIYTGTHDNQTTISWWNESDEQTKDRVRSRFGGSVDAPGWQLLELALSSEACLTVAPLQDLLHLDDDSRFNTPGTVGNNWKWRLRSFDSEICGALKGYGERGVFWKRSFESSFGLVRPSENL
- the pepN gene encoding aminopeptidase N, whose amino-acid sequence is MTKANSTRLSEYKPYLFKIPSIEIWLDIQETFVRVLSCLDVEPSTLDETPLVLKGVGLELESISINNEELPSDRYEMGVEQLIIKHRSIAPFQLKIVSKIDPFSNTTLEGMYLSGNIITTQCEAEGFRRIIFHPDRPDVLSKYKVCIEADRNRFPVLLSNGNQVAPMKILEGGQRHQAIWVDPFPKPSYLFAVVAGDLEKVEDAYFTASGRRVALNIYVEYGDALFTRHALDSLKRAMSWDEKVFGLEYDLDEYNIVAVRHFNMGAMENKSLNIFNSKLILADGEIATDEELEKIEAVIAHEYFHNWTGNRVTCRDWFQLSLKEGLTVFRDQFFTSDLHSEAVKRLQDVSLLRNIQFREDSGPTSHPVKPNSYQSIDNFYTTTIYEKGAELIRMMYILLGHDGFMKGMKIYFERFDGMAVTTEDFVRSMKDSASNQEIDFEKFNHWYYQPGTPKVRVESELDSTSHRLKITFHQDLDFPPSSNVREPLLIPVVYALIGNDGRIGEERTFILESCEDELFVDNIPSDSSIPRVSLFRGFSAPVKWETNMTTSDYFHLLKFDDDPFSRWNAGQKLKSMAILSRANSEINQSLEWELFEAFNSLICSFNEKDFLLLSTLLALPGLAELEGDQDQVDPLKIFYARNSFKMLLAKHLHAELKNLIEKSYPNLFDPWPNGNGQRKITALAWNWLASIGDPDVLSDALTAVNGPSMTLSKAALSALQQVESYERELAFQAFYDRWNKMPVILDTWFSFEASTPWKEGLQRVNQLLLHPRFDPTAPNSVRAVLGGLAANPVLFHALDGSGYIFMAEEIAKIDAINPITASRITKIFSRWRNYTSSQQKGMLSAIERLSQNNLSANTNEVLELIRA